Within Rissa tridactyla isolate bRisTri1 chromosome 4, bRisTri1.patW.cur.20221130, whole genome shotgun sequence, the genomic segment AACGCGGAGTCCCCACACAACGGCGGGACTTCAGCGCCCGGCCGCACCGCCCGCGGCCTCGGCCCCGCCCGCCTCAGCTGACAGCGGCAAGATGGTGTCGGCGCAGCAGGGGGAGCTCGGCGCCCGCCTCAGCTGACAGCGGCAAGATGGCGGCGCTGGGGGACGGGGAGTTCGCcgccctgcagagcctgctgaAGGTGAGCGGGCTGTCCAGCCGCTGGGGGACGGggcgcccggcccggcggctGCTTCTCCCAGGCCGCGGCTGAGCGTCTCCCGCTTTGCTCCCCGCCAGGCGCCGTCGAGGGACGCCGTGCGGCAGCTGTGCCAGGAGTGCTTCTCCAGCCCGCCCGCCGGCCTCGGCCCGCTGGCGCAGCGCGCCTGCCCCGGCCTCGCCGCTGGCCCCGAGGAAGCGGAGCAGGTAGGGCCGGGCGGGAGGGAGAACCGCCGGCGCGGCAGCGAGCGGAGTGCCTTGGGGAATATCCCCTCCCGCTGCGCGGAAACGGGGCGCGCAGGAAGGAGCGGGCGGACGGGACCTACCGCCTGGGCCTCGCcgtgcgggcagggaggggaaggcaggggaggagCGGCCAGCAGCGGCGCGGGCGCCAGCGCAGGGCTTGGCCCAGGCCCTCAGGAAGGTGCGCGGCACCATGGGGCTCCGAAGAACCGCGGCTGCTGCTGGAACCAAAGTGCGCCGTAAAAGCCGTCCTCCCCCGGAGGCACAGCCCGGATGGGCCTTATAGGGAAGTGGATGAGGCGTGCGTGCTAGAGGACAGTGAGACCTCGGCCCCTTGCCTGTTAAGGCTGTCACGCAGTACTAGGGTGACCAAGGCCTTCCTAGTGTTGGTTGGACTGCAGAAGCTGTGTCTCTCCTCACTGCTGAAGGCCTATCCTGCGCTGTTTGTAATGCTTTTCAACTCAGCAGagccctttctccttttcctttcctacagCTGGTATCTGCTTTGCACAATCTCACCAGGCACGTCGTGTACCACGGCTTGACAAGGGCAGAGGATATCCTGTCTCTCTTTCCAGAAGACTTCCACCAAAATCTGAAAAACCTTTTGACTAAAATAATCTTGGAGAATATGTGAGTGCTACCCACCTGCCATTTGCTTTCATCTGGAAAGTTAAAGCCTGCGTATCTGGTTTGATATGTGGCTAGTTGGCAGCATGCAAAGTCATGTTTCTATTTTGTGTATGCCTTGGGCATAATCACAGTTTGGGATGAGCAGAGTTGAATGAAATATGTCATCTGAGTGTAATGGCAAACAAAACACAGCCATGGGTACAGAGGGTTTTCCCAAGACCTTTGGAATGTGTGTGGGCCTTGTTCATGTAATGCAAAGCCCCTTTTATCCTAACAACTCACCTGTGTGGtgaaaaaaatactacagaagATGATAAAACTTGGAGGGCTAGATTTCAGCACTACAAAAACAGATTGGGTAGCATCTAGGTGCCCGTCCGCTTACTGCCTTGGCTTAGGTGCAGAGGCACTGTATGTGGTAGAGCGTATGTGAGGTGGTGGCAGAGGATAGCAGTTCTGTATGCTTGTACATCTCACTGCTTGGTAGCCCATTGCTTTAATAAATGCCTTAAGTGAGGCACACTTACAGAAGAACAAATAGTTGGTCACCAACCTGCCTGCCATTGCCCACCAGTGACAGCCTTTCCTTGGCACTCAGTGGCATAGGCAGTCTCTTCCCTGCTTActgccgcagctctggtgacccTTCTATCAGGCATAAGCCACTCTGAATGctttccctactttttttttttctttttttcttctccccaaaagCACTGatgatactttctttttctcttctctactTTTTCACAGCTCTGCTTGGAGGAATGAAGCACAAGCAAGTCAGAGTAAGTAGTAGTTCACATCTTAATGCAATTAATGTTTCCTGAGGTCATTGGAGCTTAGTGTTTAGATCAGTGCACCACAACATGTTTTCATAATGTAGCACAGGGGTACCCCCATTTGCCTTAGGTGAAGCTGTATGATTGTGGCATCACAGAGTTTAGCAGAGGCCACAAATTTATGTTCAGGTCTGTGCTGCTGTGCTAAATTGTTTCCAATCCTCAAGCAATTCCATTTAATGCTCAATCTGTTACAAACTTGGAGAGTGCCCTGTATAGCAAGTATTTGCAAGACTTCTGAAAGTTAACCATTCTGACCTCCCTATTCAAGTCATTTACTGATGTAGGTATTGTCGTgggtggagtgattaacttcacttgtaagagagaagtagtgaaatatttattaatataaaacactGATTTAACAaggttagtagtgaatgcgacggtgttttacgagattcgatggtAAGGTacgcttgattatttactgcctagaggACAGgctcagacaagctgtcagggagaccctcctctccagtcacgaggttcagaaaggacccccttgctttctaaactccttctcaggagtctaggtgcagctggatccagtgctagtcccagacttggtcaacggtttatgtctaatgaatcctttatatcacttagctaagatttcaaagtgtagcatgctattagtcgcttactgagaatctgttgtggcaaggaatctctcagccttgaggagcagaaccttaagtgagcgtccccactcaaggggagatcctggtgtgcagcccgcTGCTGTTCAGGAGAACTCAaaaggctcttgggctgtccactactTATAGAGTAGTAAGATAATTGATCTATAGCCGTActagcatgggaaaaaaatatttaggtccccactccagataGCGTTTTGGCTGTCATACCCCAAAttgccatccatcccccaaagtccaggtgcaactcatcacaactcccactgatggttatggcttgagcaggagccaggggaaggggagagcacaccaccacacatATTGAATAACTTTGCACTGTAAAGGATATGTGTATGTTGGGGAATACCTTACCTTGCACATCTAGTCAATTCTGTGcattctttctcttctgctcaTCAGGAGGTACACTGCATGTATTCataactctgctttttcttcacctttctaAACAGTGATGTAATTAAGGAATGCGAACTTTAACAATAGCATCATGGGCAATGAGTTACATCCCAGTTAGGTGTTCCATGCAGCTacaatactttgttttctttacaacTGTAGCACTTAGAGGGTCACAGATGGGAGCTGATGCATAACAGAGTACTTCGAGGTATGCTGGGATCCtctttagtcttttctttgcctGCAGAGGAGATAACATCCAACAGCTAAACAGTATGGCAGGACCTGGAAATATACTATCCCTCAAAGTTTTAATggagtataaattgggagagggaAGAAACTACTATGCAATgctaatacagaaaatacagcagTTGCTTACACTAAACAATGTTCTGGTGTTATCAAGACACATAATGCTTTTCCCTTATCGTTAGCATTAGAGGAAATGAGAGCAAGCATGACACGCTAGCTAGGTCTTCACAACCCAGAAGCAAGGCTGGGTGTGTGGCTCTTGGAGCACCCAGGAGCTCTGCTCTGACACTCATGTCATTGTATTCATGAATTTTTAACCCCGTTGGAATGAGATTGTCTTCTAGGAAATGGTGGATTGTTTTAGTATTGTCTTCATGAAGTGCCTGACATATATTGCATAGGGACCAAGGCAGTGTTATAAAGAACAGATACTCCAACTGATTGATCTATGTTAACATAAAAACGTTTCCTGCCTCTCCCAAGCCACTAGCAATCAATCTTTGCAAATTAACATACAAGGCTAAACAGATGCATTTTATGTTGTTGCAAATGCTGCCAAGTGCTGGCCCTGGCAGAGTGTGAACTGGAATTTGTTCCAAAAGCAAGAGCAAGGCAGCCAGTTCTGCACTGCCCCCTGGAGCTCTGctcaggggagcaggaggagaagggagaaccTTTCCCCAGACAGAAAGAGGTATTTCTGTAAGCACTGTTAGGAAGCAATTTGAGCATCTGGACTCAGTAGGAAGGCTAGCGATCAACCCTTGGGGAGGAAACTAGGCATCTTATGATAGGAGGAAACCAGACAGGCTGCAGTTGCCTATTGAGACCCTTCTTCCCTTAGCACTCAGCAGAGGTTTAGTCTTTGCCTCTTCATCCCCCTCTGGTACCTTTAAATAGATGTCAAATAATTGCTGACAACCAGGTTTGATAAGACTTCACAAAGATTCAAACCTACCAAGCACCACAgctgagatttttaaattaagtttgaGAATAAATGATCACCTCACTACAGATCTTTTATGGGGTTGGTCCTAGGTTTCATTCAAACTTCTTTGAAGATCCCTAGCTGACGTAAATGGGAACAATGTTTCTTCAGGCACCCTGGAGTCATTTATTCTGACATAGTTACAGCAGTTAAGCCCCTTAGCTGCAAATTCCCTTTTCAGACCGAAAGGGCTTGTCTTTGTTTCCTTGTCCTTAGCGTGGACTTTCTTCTAGTGAGAACttatggtttttttcccaggaaactgAATGTTGCACTTTCAAACATAGGAACTATAGCTCAGCTCTTAGCTGAAAATGGAGTTGAAAAAGGTACAAGAGGGGTTCCGAGTCTTATAAATGTGACAGTAACAAAGTGGGAATGAATTTATGCCCTGTTAAACTGCACCTGAcaacttgttttctttacatATATATATCAAACAAGGAATTTACCTTACAGACATTTTCCAAATTTCTGGATTTTGATGCTAAATTGCATTTTACCACTGGGCAGTCAAGGGTTCAGGCCTCATCTTTTAACACTTGCTGTTGTTATCTGGTTGGATAAGTAATTATGCTTTCCTTTGGTTTGTAGTTTCTGTGAGAAAACGCTTGTAAATCTGAGATGAAAATGTCaatactgtttctttttctgggttaaaatattatatttttttttttaatgaaagtaggAATCTTGTCGTGTTCAAACAAAGGGGAAAGGTATCTGCGTGCCACCCATCTAAACACCTGCCTCAGTTTCACTTGAGTATATTCTTCACACTTTCCTTGTATTTATTGCTTGCAGCAGAAAGACTCTGTTGAAAAACATTATGCTCCCAGGAACTGACAAAGAGCACTTGCAGCTGGCCTGTTGGTGCCAGAGTTTTGTTGGGAGAACCTTAATCTCATCTTTTATGACAGTTTGCATGATACTTAAGGACTCTTGAGGGTTCATATGTGCAGTGAGCTTCTTTAAGTACACACCATCATGAGACAATATCCCCATCTCCTCTCTGCAAGAGATAGCTACACAAATTTCTTGTCACAGTGGCTAAGTCAGACCTGTCCTCCTTCCCTTGGAAGGCTCATGAGGTCTCTAGCCCTAACCTATTGATGTCAGTATTGCACCAGACTATTGAATGATTTCTAATTAGAATGATATCTTCAATATTTTTAACGAATTGTCAGGACATGTGAAGACTGCAGTTTACCAATACATATGCTGTCCTGCAGGATGCTTTTGTTCACACATCGGGGAGCTTGAAATAACGTATTTTATACTGCTTAAGATGTATTTTATACATCTTAAATGACTTTAAGATCATTCCTGTGTGCTTTCTTGCTAGTTAGAGAACAGAGCAATGAGCATGTAGGTCCCGGAGCAACTCATGATGAGTTGCCCCCAGCAAGGCAGGGGATGAAGAGTTGGAGAAGATGTCTTACTGTTCCCCTTCTTGCAGCTGCTTTGTGACTTTAGCTATGCTTGTCTTGCACTGTACCATCCTTGTGTATGATGATGGGAGAACCCTGTTTGTCCTTCCAGTGTTGTGAGGaggccttcagagactggcttacTGCAGAGTGAACATGATGTGAAACCACGTAGTAGCAGTAAAGTTGTACACTTCCCAGGGCCAGAAGTAGAGAAGCATGCGTATGG encodes:
- the COMMD9 gene encoding COMM domain-containing protein 9 isoform X1, with amino-acid sequence MAALGDGEFAALQSLLKAPSRDAVRQLCQECFSSPPAGLGPLAQRACPGLAAGPEEAEQLVSALHNLTRHVVYHGLTRAEDILSLFPEDFHQNLKNLLTKIILENISAWRNEAQASQISLPRLVDMDWRVDIKTSSDSISRMAVPTCLLQLKIQEDVALCGNSPVVSALTVELSKETLDTMLEGLGRIRDQLSAVASK